The following coding sequences lie in one Takifugu rubripes chromosome 8, fTakRub1.2, whole genome shotgun sequence genomic window:
- the zbtb4 gene encoding uncharacterized protein zbtb4 isoform X1: MKPQICHPTQGRILPLKGIRPVQHYSTALGRSLELAACPYRRQQAGWGRLLGPVCADAEPGVASSPLQSRRFLFKKPPSFEVLQCRSTSCFDLGPSQPENRFRRLVMVSSEKAWDPLHAGLFQSYLSEQRLTAGLPPIVNIKHSAAKDATCRRRQKLSPLSSPQTSVVHGDTPHSFQALSQLHPPVRYCDSNEIEGLHKPVQCLRVASQPEEEEKEEKKKAEHLEMKGKRHVGRAETAMEDRLEDVADGPKNAKITLSFPLSAAPLPTTLTSPTRCRSSSSSSPSPHRRRPSSKSSDEGSLWKLDATMDIKHRQFKPPRHDSSPSSSPSSSSSPMTVHGFMRKDIKSPPPLKCSKLNPETLLPRSPPRSSNGPLGVSYGVDGWDERHRLANGTASPSAQILFSLGTSAYQRAGDVERREKITGRPAGKVGSPHLSLHPPTLHLPSPIPPPPPPPSEGLTAPAHSSSFPPPNNLKPELICGVCHRLFSSASSLTVHMRLHRGSRALSCRYCGKVFIHSKRLQSHEGSCGVPSLPSNNSLGPPPLTVQPKEEPLEEGEVRVEGGVFVGGTDLSKARPGKKARSLLARIQGDDAAAAEILEGDENHFVKVVDGNVIYFCSVCERSYMTLSSLKRHSNVHSWRRRYPCHYCDKVFALAEYRTKHEVWHTGERRYQCIFCWDAFATYYNLKTHQKAIHGINPNLISSEKTANGGYKQKTNALKLYRLLPMRSRKRPYKTYSDSLHNGLLLPPTDTPSLALPGLGCSLSPGDLQSFIRGPHPVKPDPDAFPDGFPVSLDVEHRGLSALAPLAQTDMSQIRKHDNEAQESDQARGSGSFKMSSSSKTKTSKSGRGTDAGMPSVITYGHSKPSVIVHGTAMSSSVIVHSNQISPAGDSSLMNSPPSEVSRSNSSQTSHKSSPRSLKVQRDSAESHRKRTRDSSDPADEHSADRHDGDAGRLFHKSRKSHGRNEISNSKLSSASAGSQVKEAGPLCQITVRIGEEAIVKRSISETDLRRDKGHTPPKAKRSEASSAREAKESRHSHSHHHHKHRLQHAASRETQSDKEEEEEEEEEEEEEEMEVKKKKSQHEVKGYYFRQEVREQESDHDTQDNLWRPYYSYKPKRKAQAHLQRVKSWQRKLKFKRSIQLKRRGERLKNHADKETDKSLDEEEDGKSEALEKLSAAKHDKREVKDKKARVSVPLRDKNKDADDTVKEPCHKVSGPPLHSPKLPLSTSVVPARIKRRPWTNGNAAECGTCGRWFSSPRKRDKHELSHLLEFVCLFCRATFPSRDKLEDHQRAQHPKPTEAPSVPPKVALGEQVERIGDKSASEMARNDDEKAGRVNLLGSNSSPSRLSRRALSRHTCPQCHKVCKTSSALNRHIRRHDLSSSPEREKEDNDSEPKPTETAVNAASADREAEKEEVPAALSVSVISYSPSDPPNQAVCLSPQQHPDQRHQVAETSDNKPEAPGLVSSSPEKKPSPPVADPLVESPVKVTPTKQDHSSAALSTLQSVLVMNGSECLDCRIPSKKNLEDQMHRLHSPAHAASSTNTSPNAPMTSQTRITTAAAPVSRTTAHVSEGGFTKRDGVIVDRERHGGSGLFACAGYKEPPQVQDLRVSCLSRSPSPNEAQDLTMYTILARERETERQRERERELKRQKERDKDVVKEREKENERHQQMSRVAHTPEAQNALLVPKEEPLSPMPSPQHIPTQTTMNGPSSHRHTPKSPCRPPSNIGLLAQTSSQVHSSSQGLDRLALPTGAAGVGDRPSAHALLLPRAPQPPETEQQDVSSRDSQPGNNTPVSYSAQNYPVPLIVPDSYHSGKKQEESLLMSSYPGALSFGTLGKIMVPNGGDLAKLPFYPDPYQLLYGPQLLAYPYNLAALPVALNMMAPGGDKVEPLPFLPTIFNYAATAGPYMGSAPHPLVANPGLYNSNGGGSKKQRDSSGGKP; the protein is encoded by the exons ATGAAACCCCAGATCTGTCATCCGACCCAGGGACGAATCCTCCCCTTGAAGGGTATTAGACCCGTCCAGCATTATTCTACGGCCCTCGGCAGAAGTCTAGAACTTGCCGCTTGTCCTTACAGACGGCAGCAGGCAGGTTGGGGACGTCTGCTGGGCCCAGTCTGTGCG GACGCAGAACCGGGAGTAGCTTCCTCGCCCTTGCAAAGCCGCCGCTTCCTCTTTAAGAAACCACCATCATTTGAAGTCCTTCAGTGCCGTTCGACTTCCTGCTTTGATCTCGGCCCAAGTCAGCCGGAGAACAG ATTTCGGCGGCTGGTCATGGTGTCCAGTGAGAAGGCGTGGGACCCCCTCCATGCGGGCCTTTTTCAGTCATATCTGAGTGAGCAACGCCTGACTGCTGGGTTACCTCCCATTGTCAACATCAAACACAGCGCAGCAAAGGACGCCACGTGCCGCCGCCGTCAGAAGCTGTCGCCTTTGTCTTCCCCACAAACATCTGTCGTGCACGGAGACACCCCTCATTCATTTCAGGCTTTGTCCCAGTTACATCCGCCCGTGCGTTACTGTGACTCAAACGAGATTGAAGGGCTCCACAAACCAGTCCAGTGTCTTCGAGTGGCCTCTCaacctgaagaagaggagaaggaggagaagaagaaggctgAGCATTTGGAGATGAAGGGTAAAAGACATGTAGGCCGGGCAGAGACAGCGATGGAGGACAGGCTGGAGGACGTGGCTGATGGACCTAAGAATGCAAAAATCACCTTAAGCTTCCCACTCAGCGCTGCCCCACTTCCCACAACTCTCACGTCTCCAACCCGTTGTCgaagctcctcctcttcctccccctcccctcacagACGGCGTCCATCATCCAAGAGCTCAGATGAGGGATCATTGTGGAAACTGGATGCTACCATGGACATAAAGCACAGACAATTTAAGCCCCCGAGGCACGACAGCTCTCCGTCCTCTtcaccgtcctcctcctcgtctccgATGACTGTTCACGGATTTATGAGGAAGGACATAAAATCCCCACCTCCCCTCAAGTGCTCCAAACTCAATCCAGAGACTCTTTTGCCCAGGTCACCCCCGAGATCCTCCAATGGCCCTTTGGGGGTCAGTTATGGCGTTGATGGATGGGACGAGAGGCATCGCTTGGCCAACGGAACTGCATCGCCCTCTGCCCAGATCCTCTTCAGTCTGGGCACTTCAGCCTATCAGAGAGCAGGAGATGTGGAGCGGAGAGAGAAAATAACAGGAAGACCAGCTGGGAAAGTTGGAAGCCCTCATTTAAGTCTTCACCCACCCACTCTCCACCTTCCTTCCCCGATcccgcctccacctccacccccatcCGAGGGGCTTACAGCACCCGCGCACTCAtcctctttcccccctcccaaCAACCTGAAGCCTGAGCTGATTTGCGGGGTGTGCCATCGGCTTTTCAGTTCGGCATCCTCGCTGACGGTCCACATGCGGCTGCATCGCGGCAGCCGCGCACTCAGCTGCCGTTACTGTGGTAAAGTCTTCATTCACAGCAAGAGACTGCAATCCCACGAGGGCTCCTGCGGGGTGCCAAGCCTTCCCTCCAACAACAGCCTGGGCCCCCCTCCTCTCACTGTGCAGCCAAAGGAGGAGCcactggaggagggagaggtgagAGTGGAGGGGGGAGTGTTCGTGGGAGGAACAGACCTCAGCAAGGCGCGGCCGGGAAAGAAAGCACGGAGCCTCCTGGCACGCATCCAGGGTGATGATGCAGCAGCCGCGGAGATACTAGAAGGTGACGAGAACCATTTTGTGAAGGTGGTAGATGGCAATGTCATTTACTTCTGCTCCGTGTGCGAGCGCTCCTACATGACGTTATCCAGCCTGAAACGCCACTCTAACGTGCACTCGTGGCGGCGCCGATATCCGTGTCATTACTGCGACAAGGTCTTCGCCCTGGCGGAGTATCGCACGAAGCACGAGGTGTGGCACACGGGAGAGCGCCGCTACCAGTGCATCTTCTGCTGGGATGCCTTTGCCACTTACTacaatttaaaaacacatcagaaggCCATCCATGGGATTAATCCCAATCTCATCTCCAGCGAAAAGACAGCCAACGGTGGCTATAAGCAGAAAACGAATGCCCTCAAGCTCTACCGCCTCCTCCCCATGCGCTCCAGGAAGAGACCCTACAAAACCTACAGTGACAGTTTGCACAACGGCCTGTTACTCCCACCGACGGACACACCTTCACTCGCACTGCCAGGCCTAGGCTGCTCTTTGAGTCCCGGAGACCTGCAAAGCTTCATCAGAGGGCCGCACCCTGTAAAGCCCGACCCGGATGCTTTTCCTGACGGTTTCCCTGTTTCTTTGGATGTCGAGCACAGGGGCCTCTCCGCGTTAGCTCCCCTCGCCCAGACAGACATGTCCCAAATTCGGAAACACGACAACGAGGCTCAAGAGTCCGACCAAGCGAGAGGCAGTGGCAGCTTTAAAATGTCTAGCAGTAGCAAAACCAAAACTTCTAAGAGCGGCAGAGGCACAGACGCAGGCATGCCCTCGGTAATAACATATGGCCACTCCAAACCCTCTGTCATAGTTCATGGAACAGCTATGTCATCGTCTGTTATCGTCCATAGTAACCAGATCAGCCCAGCAGGTGACAGCAGCCTAATGAACAGTCCACCGTCTGAAGTTAGCAGGAGTAACAGCAGCCAGACGTCGCACAAGAGCAGCCCCAGGTCACTGAAAGTACAAAGGGACAGCGCAGAGAGCCAcagaaagagaacaagagacAGTTCAGATCCAGCAGACGAGCACTCGGCAGACAGGCACGACGGGGATGCCGGGAGGTTGTTTCACAAGTCGCGCAAGTCTCACGGTAGAAACGAGATCTCCAACTCCAAGTTGTCGTCGGCATCGGCGGGGTCCCAGGTGAAAGAGGCGGGGCCCTTGTGTCAGATTACTGTGCGTATTGGAGAGGAAGCAATAGTAAAACGTAGCATTTCCGAAACGGACCTCAGGAGAGACAAGGGCCACACGCCTCCAAAAGCCAAACGGAGCGAAGCGTCATCCGCCCGGGAAGCCAAAGAGTCGCGGCATTCccactcccaccatcaccacaAACATAGACTCCAACACGCAGCCAGCCGGGAAACCCAGAGtgataaggaggaggaggaggaggaggaggaggaggaggaggaggaggagatggaagtcaagaaaaagaaatcccaGCATGAAGTCAAAGGGTACTACTTCCGCCAGGAGGTACGAGAGCAGGAGAGTGACCACGACACCCAGGACAACTTGTGGCGGCCTTACTATTCCTACAAGCCTAAGAGAAAAGCCCAGGCGCACCTACAGAGGGTGAAGAGCTGGCAGAGAAAACTGAAGTTCAAGCGCTCTATCCagctgaagaggaggggagagaggctCAAGAACCATGCGGACAAAGAGACGGATAAATCGctagatgaggaagaggacggaAAGAGCGAAGCACTTGAAAAACTGTCGGCAGCCAAGCACGACAAGAGAGAAGTGAAAGACAAGAAGGCCCGCGTCTCTGTCCCTTTAAGGGACAAAAATAAAGACGCAGACGATACGGTTAAGGAGCCCTGTCACAAAGTTTCCGGTCCTCCTCTGCATTCTCCAAAGCTCCCTCTGTCTACCTCAGTAGTTCCAGCAAGAATAAAGAGACGACCTTGGACCAACGGGAATGCGGCAGAGTGTGGTACATGTGGccgctggttctccagccccAGGAAGCGAGACAAGCATGAGCTGAGCCATCTGCTGGAGTTCGTTTGCCTTTTCTGCAGAGCCACTTTCCCCTCCAGAGACAAGTTGGAAGACCACCAGAGAGCCCAGCACCCCAAGCCGACCGAGGCCCCCTCTGTACCCCCTAAAGTGGCGCTCGGAGAGCAAGTTGAACGAATCGGGGATAAATCTGCCTCAGAGATGGCGAGAAATGACGACGAAAAGGCGGGGCGGGTCAACCTGTTAGGGAGCAATTCGAGCCCGAGTCGTCTGAGCAGAAGAGCATTGTCGCGGCACACGTGTCCGCAGTGTCACAAGGTGTGCAAGACCTCCTCGGCGCTGAATCGCCACATCCGCCGCCATGATCTGAGCAGTtccccagagagagagaaggaggacaaCGACTCGGAGCCCAAACCAACGGAAACTGCCGTTAATGCTGCTAGCGCAGACAGGGAGGCCGAGAAAGAAGAGGTTCCCGCCGCTCTCTCGGTTTCAGTCATCAGCTACTCGCCGTCGGACCCGCCCAACCAAGCTGTCTGTTTGTCGCCGCAGCAGCACCCAGACCAGCGACATCAGGTGGCAGAAACCAGCGACAACAAGCCGGAAGCGCCGGGGCTCGTGAGTTCATCACCAGAGAAGAAGCCCAGCCCGCCAGTTGCAGACCCTTTAGTAGAAAGCCCGGTTAAAGTCACGCCAACTAAACAGGATCACTCGTCAGCGGCGCTCTCAACTCTCCAGAGCGTGCTGGTCATGAACGGGTCGGAGTGCCTGGACTGCCGCATACCCAGCAAAAAGAACCTGGAGGACCAAATGCACAGACTGCACAGCCCCGCGCACGCCGCGTCATCCACCAACACCTCTCCAAACGCGCCCATGACGTCGCAGACCAGAATAACCACTGCCGCTGCGCCTGTTTCCAGGACAACGGCTCACGTCTCCGAGGGCGGATTCACGAAACGGGACGGGGTCATTGTGGACAGAGAGCGGCACGGGGGGAGTGGCTTGTTTGCATGCGCGGGTTACAAGGAACCACCTCAGGTCCAAGATCTCAGAGTTTCGTGCCTGTCCAGGAGTCCCTCTCCCAACGAAGCACAAGACCTGACCATGTACACCATTCTAGCCAGAGAGCGTGAGACAGAGAGgcaaagggagagagagcgagagctcaagagacagaaagaaagggaCAAAGACGtggtgaaagagagagaaaaagagaacgAGAGGCACCAGCAAATGAGCAGGGTCGCGCACACTCCTGAAGCCCAGAACGCCCTGTTGGTGCCTAAAGAGGAGCCCTTGAGCCCTATGCCGTCCCCCCAGCATATCCCCACTCAAACCACTATGAATGGGCCCTCCTCCCACAGGCACACTCCCAAGTCCCCCTGCCGGCCCCCCTCAAACATCGGACTGTTAGCTCAAACCAGCAGCCAGGTTCACTCAAGTTCACAGGGACTCGACAGACTCGCACTGCCCACAGGAGCAGCTGGTGTCGGCGACCGCCCCTCGGCCCACGCCCTGCTTCTCCCCCGGGCCCCCCAGCCGCCGGAAACGGAGCAGCAGGACGTCTCCTCCAGAGATTCCCAGCCGGGAAACAACACCCCAGTGAGCTACTCAGCCCAAAATTACCCCGTACCCCTTATTGTTCCAGACAGCTACCACTCCGGTAAAAAGCAAGAGGAGAGCCTGCTCATGTCCTCCTATCCCGGAGCTCTTTCCTTTGGGACCCTTGGAAAAATCATGGTCCCCAATGGCGGCGACTTGGCCAAGCTGCCGTTCTATCCAGACCCCTACCAGCTGCTTTACGGGCCCCAGCTGCTTGCTTACCCTTATAATTTGGCAGCTCTTCCTGTGGCTCTGAACATGATGGCACCCGGAGGGGACAAGGTGGAACCCCTGCCCTTCCTCCCCACCATCTTCAACTACGCCGCCACCGCCGGACCGTACATGGGGTCGGCCCCGCACCCCCTCGTCGCCAACCCCGGCCTCTACAACAGCAACGGCGGTGGCAGCAAGAAGCAACGGGACAGCAGCGGCGGCAAACCGTAG